A genomic window from Fusarium verticillioides 7600 chromosome 5, whole genome shotgun sequence includes:
- a CDS encoding 20S proteasome subunit alpha 1 has product MSAGAYDRHITIFADNGRLYQVEYAFKAITAANIMSVGVRGKDCAVVLSQKKVPDKLMDPASVTHIFQLSPSVGCVITGSIADARAFAQRAQGEAAEFRYKYGYEMPADALAKRLANISQVYTQRAYMRPYGVATTLISLDSEYGPQLFKCDPAGYYIGYKGTAAGPKQQEALNHLEKKLRNKEHAEGSWEEVVELAITTLSTVLSMDFKKGEIEIGIVGGPRPDGEEGTYSGFRTLTEDEIDDRLQAIAEKD; this is encoded by the exons ATGTCGG CCGGCGCATACGATCGACACATTACCATCTTCGCTGACAATGGCCGGCTGTACCAAGTTG AGTATGCCTTCAAAGCGATTACGGCTGCCAACATTATGTCCGTCGGTGTGAGAGGCAAGGACTGTGCCGTTGTTCTGTCTCAGAAGAAGGTCCCC GACAAGCTTATGGACCCCGCCTCTGTCACCCacatcttccagctctcTCCCTCGGTCGGCTGCGTCATCACAGGATCCATCGCAGATGCCCGGGCTTTCGCTCAAAGGGCTCAGGGCGAAGCAGCAGAATTTCGATACAAGTATGGGTATGAGATGCCAGCTGATGCACTAGCCAAGCGTCTTGCCAACATCAGCCAAGTCTACACTCAACGA GCTTACATGCGACCTTACGGCGTTGCGACCACTCTGATTTCGCTCGACTCCGAATATGGCCCCCAGCTGTTCAAGTGCGACCCTGCTGGATACTACATCGGTTACAAGGGAACTGCGGCAGGCCCGAAGCAACAGGAGGCGCTGAACcaccttgagaagaagctccgTAACAAGGAGCATGCGGAGGGATCTTgggaagaggttgttgagctggCCATCACAACACTGAGCACAGTTCTGAGCATGGATttcaagaagggagagatCGAGATCGGTATCGTAGGTGGGCCTCGACCTGACGGTGAAGAGGGAACCTACTCGGGATTCCGAACATTGACTGAGGACGAGATTGACGACAGGTTACAAGCTATCGCAGAGAAGGACTGA
- a CDS encoding 20S proteasome subunit alpha 1, translated as MNSEYAFKAITAANIMSVGVRGKDCAVVLSQKKVPDKLMDPASVTHIFQLSPSVGCVITGSIADARAFAQRAQGEAAEFRYKYGYEMPADALAKRLANISQVYTQRAYMRPYGVATTLISLDSEYGPQLFKCDPAGYYIGYKGTAAGPKQQEALNHLEKKLRNKEHAEGSWEEVVELAITTLSTVLSMDFKKGEIEIGIVGGPRPDGEEGTYSGFRTLTEDEIDDRLQAIAEKD; from the exons ATGAATTCAGAGTATGCCTTCAAAGCGATTACGGCTGCCAACATTATGTCCGTCGGTGTGAGAGGCAAGGACTGTGCCGTTGTTCTGTCTCAGAAGAAGGTCCCC GACAAGCTTATGGACCCCGCCTCTGTCACCCacatcttccagctctcTCCCTCGGTCGGCTGCGTCATCACAGGATCCATCGCAGATGCCCGGGCTTTCGCTCAAAGGGCTCAGGGCGAAGCAGCAGAATTTCGATACAAGTATGGGTATGAGATGCCAGCTGATGCACTAGCCAAGCGTCTTGCCAACATCAGCCAAGTCTACACTCAACGA GCTTACATGCGACCTTACGGCGTTGCGACCACTCTGATTTCGCTCGACTCCGAATATGGCCCCCAGCTGTTCAAGTGCGACCCTGCTGGATACTACATCGGTTACAAGGGAACTGCGGCAGGCCCGAAGCAACAGGAGGCGCTGAACcaccttgagaagaagctccgTAACAAGGAGCATGCGGAGGGATCTTgggaagaggttgttgagctggCCATCACAACACTGAGCACAGTTCTGAGCATGGATttcaagaagggagagatCGAGATCGGTATCGTAGGTGGGCCTCGACCTGACGGTGAAGAGGGAACCTACTCGGGATTCCGAACATTGACTGAGGACGAGATTGACGACAGGTTACAAGCTATCGCAGAGAAGGACTGA